The following proteins come from a genomic window of Solwaraspora sp. WMMA2065:
- a CDS encoding Gfo/Idh/MocA family oxidoreductase, producing MAKVSGATYAPDPVPAPVVAPGEFVFAAVGLNHGHIYGMSSGLLGAGATLKWVYDPDPVKVDAYRQRFPQARVARDEAEILDDDAVHLVAGAAVTSQRCALGLRVIAAGKDYFTDKAPLTTLEQLAEAREATARTGRKYAVYYSERIHVEAAVLAGQLVQRGAIGRVVQVMGLGPHRLSAAGRPDWFFVKEKYGGILCDIGSHNVEQMLYFTGSTDAEISHSTVGNFNHPQYPELDDFGELSLVLNSTATGYCRVDWFTPDGLRTWGDGRTFILGTDGYIELRKYINVATDAGPGHVFLVDGTGEHHLVAAGQVGYPYFGQLILDCLHRTENAMTQAHAFKAAELSIRAQQQARVLRHAVDR from the coding sequence GTGGCGAAGGTCAGTGGGGCGACGTACGCTCCGGATCCCGTACCGGCCCCGGTGGTGGCACCGGGGGAGTTCGTCTTCGCCGCGGTCGGCCTCAACCACGGGCACATCTACGGCATGAGTTCCGGTCTGCTCGGTGCCGGCGCCACCCTCAAATGGGTGTACGACCCCGACCCGGTTAAGGTCGACGCGTACCGTCAGCGGTTCCCGCAGGCGCGGGTGGCGCGTGACGAGGCGGAGATCCTTGACGACGACGCGGTCCACCTGGTGGCTGGTGCCGCCGTCACCTCGCAACGGTGCGCTCTCGGCCTGCGGGTCATCGCGGCCGGCAAGGACTACTTCACCGACAAGGCCCCGCTCACCACCCTGGAACAGCTGGCCGAGGCGCGCGAAGCGACCGCGCGCACCGGACGCAAGTACGCGGTCTACTACTCGGAGCGGATCCACGTCGAGGCGGCGGTGCTGGCGGGTCAGCTCGTCCAGCGGGGTGCCATCGGTCGGGTGGTGCAGGTCATGGGCCTGGGGCCGCACCGCCTGTCCGCCGCCGGCCGCCCGGACTGGTTCTTCGTCAAGGAGAAGTACGGCGGCATTCTCTGCGACATCGGCAGCCACAACGTCGAACAGATGCTGTACTTCACCGGCTCGACCGACGCCGAGATCAGCCACTCCACCGTCGGCAACTTCAACCACCCCCAGTACCCGGAGCTCGACGACTTCGGCGAGCTCAGCCTGGTGCTGAACAGCACCGCGACCGGCTACTGCCGGGTGGACTGGTTCACGCCCGATGGGCTGCGTACCTGGGGTGACGGGCGCACCTTCATCCTCGGCACCGACGGCTACATCGAACTGCGCAAGTACATCAACGTGGCGACCGACGCCGGCCCCGGGCACGTCTTCCTCGTCGACGGCACGGGCGAGCACCACCTGGTCGCCGCCGGTCAGGTCGGCTATCCGTACTTCGGCCAGCTGATCCTCGACTGCCTGCACCGGACCGAGAACGCCATGACCCAGGCCCACGCGTTCAAAGCGGCGGAGCTCAGCATCCGTGCCCAGCAGCAGGCACGGGTGCTCCGGCACGCCGTGGACCGCTGA
- a CDS encoding tetratricopeptide repeat protein, which produces MKMKTMFSSLACGAVLLAGLPACTADQGGGKKPVGAIGEDPVALVEKGVEEGQAGDIEKAKQTFEQVLAVDENNMLAWYNLGYIAQSQDRIAQAIDSYDQALEADPFYKPALFNKAIALESHDRSSAIDLYRQIVELDGEASTAYLRLGLLLVSEGDEVEAREAFGEAVRLDGALLEGVPEEYRDDADEATRVSE; this is translated from the coding sequence ATGAAGATGAAGACGATGTTTAGCTCACTCGCGTGTGGTGCCGTGTTGCTTGCAGGGCTGCCGGCGTGTACTGCGGACCAGGGTGGAGGCAAAAAACCCGTCGGTGCAATCGGTGAGGATCCTGTTGCCCTCGTCGAGAAGGGCGTCGAGGAAGGTCAGGCCGGGGATATCGAGAAGGCTAAACAAACGTTCGAGCAGGTTCTTGCTGTCGACGAAAACAACATGTTGGCCTGGTATAATCTGGGCTACATCGCGCAGTCGCAGGACAGGATCGCCCAGGCAATCGATAGCTACGATCAAGCATTGGAAGCTGATCCTTTCTACAAGCCGGCCCTTTTCAACAAGGCCATCGCGCTCGAGAGTCACGATCGATCATCTGCAATTGATCTATATCGACAGATCGTCGAGCTTGATGGCGAAGCTTCCACCGCATACCTGCGGTTGGGGCTGTTGTTGGTGAGCGAGGGTGACGAAGTCGAGGCTCGTGAGGCGTTCGGAGAGGCGGTGCGGCTCGACGGGGCGCTGCTGGAGGGTGTCCCTGAAGAGTACCGCGACGACGCTGATGAGGCTACCCGGGTCAGTGAGTGA
- a CDS encoding DUF4573 domain-containing protein: MSAGVALGTLHTRSALGTLEALSTGVALGPLGPLGAISTLRTLEALRALHALSSLRTLRALSALEALRTLSSLSSLSSLHTLHTLETLRTLEALRALHALSSLRTLRALSALEALRTLSSLSSLSSLHTLHTLETLRTLEALRTLHALSAISTLRTLRTLHALSSLRTLHALSSLRTLRALSALEALRTLSSLSSLSSLHTLHTLRTLEALRTLNTLRTLRTLSALHALRTLRTLSSLRTLSSLHALRTLRTLSSLRTLHALSSLRTLRALSALEALRTLHALSTLRPLSSLRTLSSLSSLHALEALRTLRPLSSLSSLHALEALRTLRTLEALCPLNALRTLRTLSALHALRTLRTLSSLRTLRTLRTLSTLRSLSSLSSLHALEALRTLRTLEALCPLNALRTLRTLRTLSALHTLRTLSALHALRTLRTLRTLHALSALRALSALEALRTLSSLSSLSSLHTLRTLEALRALHALSSLRTLRTLHALSSLRTLRALSALEALRTLHALSTLRPLSSLRPLSSLSSLHALEALRTLRTLSTLRPLSSLSSLHALEALRTLRTLEALCPLNALRTLRTLSALHALRTLRTLSSLRTLSSLRTLRTLRTLETLHTLNTLRTLRTLSTLRPLSSLSSLHALEALRTLRTLEALCPLNALRTLRTLRTLSALRTLRTLRTLRTLHALSSLRTLRTLRTLSALRTLRTLSSLRTLEALRTLNALSSLRTLNALNALSSLRTLHALRTLEALRTLRSLSSLSALRSLRATARLVSTPFVF; the protein is encoded by the coding sequence TTGAGCGCCGGTGTCGCCCTGGGCACCTTGCACACCAGGTCCGCCTTGGGCACCTTGGAAGCCCTGAGCACCGGTGTCGCCCTGGGCCCCCTGGGCCCCCTGGGCGCCATCAGCACCCTGCGCACCCTGGAAGCCCTGCGCGCCCTGCACGCCTTGAGCTCCCTGCGCACCCTGCGCGCCCTGAGCGCCCTGGAAGCCCTGCGCACCTTGAGCTCCCTGAGCTCCCTGAGCTCCCTGCACACCCTGCACACCCTGGAAACCCTGCGCACCCTGGAAGCCCTGCGCGCCCTGCACGCCTTGAGCTCCCTGCGCACCCTGCGCGCCCTGAGCGCCCTGGAAGCCCTGCGCACCTTGAGCTCCCTGAGCTCCCTGAGCTCCCTGCACACCCTGCACACCCTGGAAACCCTGCGCACCCTGGAAGCCCTGCGCACCCTGCACGCCCTGAGCGCCATCAGCACCCTGCGCACCCTGCGCACCCTGCACGCCTTGAGCTCCCTGCGCACCCTGCACGCCTTGAGCTCCCTGCGCACCCTGCGCGCCCTGAGCGCCCTGGAAGCCCTGCGCACCTTGAGCTCCCTGAGCTCCCTGAGCTCCCTGCACACCCTGCACACCCTGCGCACCCTGGAAGCCCTGCGCACCCTGAACACCCTGCGCACCCTGCGCACCTTGAGCGCCCTGCACGCCTTGCGCACCTTGCGCACCTTGAGCTCCCTGCGCACCTTGAGCTCCCTGCACGCCTTGCGCACCTTGCGCACCTTGAGCTCCCTGCGCACCCTGCACGCCTTGAGCTCCCTGCGCACCCTGCGCGCCCTGAGCGCCCTGGAAGCCCTGCGCACCCTGCACGCCTTGAGCACCCTGCGCCCCTTGAGCTCCCTGCGCACCTTGAGCTCCTTGAGCTCCTTGCACGCCCTGGAAGCCCTGCGCACCCTGCGCCCCTTGAGCTCCTTGAGCTCCTTGCACGCCCTGGAAGCCCTGCGCACCCTGCGCACCCTGGAAGCCCTGTGCCCCTTGAACGCCCTGCGCACCTTGCGCACCTTGAGCGCCCTGCACGCCTTGCGCACCTTGCGCACCTTGAGCTCCCTGCGCACCCTGCGCACCCTGCGCACCTTGAGCACCCTGCGCTCCTTGAGCTCCTTGAGCTCCTTGCACGCCCTGGAAGCCCTGCGCACCCTGCGCACCCTGGAAGCCCTGTGCCCCTTGAACGCCCTGCGCACCCTGCGCACCCTGCGCACCTTGAGCGCCCTGCACACCCTGCGCACCTTGAGCGCCCTGCACGCCTTGCGCACCTTGCGCACCCTGCGCACCCTGCACGCCTTGAGCGCCCTGCGCGCCCTGAGCGCCCTGGAAGCCCTGCGCACCTTGAGCTCCCTGAGCTCCCTGAGCTCCCTGCACACCCTGCGCACCCTGGAAGCCCTGCGCGCCCTGCACGCCTTGAGCTCCCTGCGCACCCTGCGCACCCTGCACGCCTTGAGCTCCCTGCGCACCCTGCGCGCCCTGAGCGCCCTGGAAGCCCTGCGCACCCTGCACGCCTTGAGCACCCTGCGCCCCTTGAGCTCCCTGCGCCCCTTGAGCTCCTTGAGCTCCTTGCACGCCCTGGAAGCCCTGCGCACCCTGCGCACCTTGAGCACCCTGCGCCCCTTGAGCTCCTTGAGCTCCTTGCACGCCCTGGAAGCCCTGCGCACCCTGCGCACCCTGGAAGCCCTGTGCCCCTTGAACGCCCTGCGCACCTTGCGCACCTTGAGCGCCCTGCACGCCTTGCGCACCTTGCGCACCTTGAGCTCCCTGCGCACCTTGAGCTCCCTGCGCACCCTGCGCACCCTGCGCACCCTGGAAACCCTGCACACCCTGAACACCCTGCGCACCCTGCGCACCTTGAGCACCCTGCGCCCCTTGAGCTCCTTGAGCTCCTTGCACGCCCTGGAAGCCCTGCGCACCCTGCGCACCCTGGAAGCCCTGTGCCCCTTGAACGCCCTGCGCACCCTGCGCACCCTGCGCACCTTGAGCGCCCTGCGCACCTTGCGCACCTTGCGCACCCTGCGCACCCTGCACGCCTTGAGCTCCCTGCGCACCCTGCGCACCCTGCGCACCTTGAGCGCCCTGCGCACCCTGCGCACCTTGAGCTCCCTGCGCACCCTGGAAGCCCTGCGCACCTTGAACGCCCTGAGCTCCCTGCGCACCTTGAACGCCCTGAACGCCCTGAGCTCCCTGCGCACCCTGCACGCCCTGCGCACCCTGGAAGCCCTGCGCACCCTGCGCTCCCTGAGCTCCCTGAGCGCCCTGCGGTCCTTGAGGGCCACGGCTCGGCTTGTGTCGACGCCATTCGTCTTCTGA
- a CDS encoding RiPP maturation radical SAM C-methyltransferase — protein MKVVLLHMPWGSIDVPSLALGILRAAAGRAGHDVQVRYANIDFVDWVTGVTNFTLADYRYFSESSYFLGAGDWVFSGLLDDEDRLFDPYARLLTEGGSTDAEIALTRAMHRLVPGFIRELAAELADAAPDVVGFTTTFQQNAASLAVARLVKQARPGTRIVFGGANCDGPQGAALHRNFRYVDYVVRGEGEVAFPQLLAALNSADGSGRIGSSGLADISGLCWRDTDGVARANPMSSRPLPPADIVAPDYTGYLDRLDASTAADWVAPRLVVEGSRGCWWGEKHHCTFCGLNGSFMQFRSKSPARFLDEVLDLARRHQLLDFIVVDNILDMAYFDSVLQRLAESEYDVRLHFEVKANLRRRHFQQLNDSGAVQVQPGVENLSSHVLRLMDKGVTGCQNVRALRDAQSAGVTASWNYLYGFPGETAQDYTGIIDQLPALHHLEPPMGAARIAIERFSPYFDRPELGFADLRPAPQYAEIYRLPEAELADLAYIFTSVPQGIDRTGAADLDAALATWQARYPVSRLTCQELPDRIVLVSQREAYDWTVLQLTTEPEIALFRLLDQPRTAATLAAKVPGGAAVVGPLLDRWSKLGILFHDDGYQVHLAVESDNQVLARTDHRRTTAARHSEEEPHAVVVG, from the coding sequence GTGAAAGTCGTCCTGCTGCACATGCCGTGGGGGTCGATCGACGTGCCGTCGCTCGCGTTGGGCATCCTGCGCGCGGCGGCCGGCCGGGCCGGTCACGACGTACAGGTCCGCTACGCCAACATCGACTTCGTCGACTGGGTGACCGGGGTCACCAACTTCACGCTCGCCGACTACCGCTACTTCTCTGAGTCTTCCTACTTCCTCGGCGCCGGGGACTGGGTCTTCTCCGGGCTGCTGGACGACGAGGATCGGCTGTTCGACCCGTATGCCCGGCTGCTCACCGAAGGTGGCTCGACCGACGCCGAGATCGCGCTGACCCGGGCGATGCACCGGCTGGTCCCCGGCTTCATCCGCGAACTCGCCGCCGAACTGGCTGACGCCGCGCCGGACGTCGTCGGATTCACCACCACGTTCCAGCAGAACGCCGCCAGCCTCGCCGTCGCCCGTCTGGTCAAGCAGGCACGGCCCGGCACCCGGATCGTGTTCGGCGGGGCCAACTGCGACGGTCCGCAGGGAGCGGCGCTGCACCGCAACTTCCGCTACGTCGACTACGTGGTACGCGGCGAAGGCGAAGTCGCCTTCCCGCAGCTGCTCGCTGCCCTCAACTCGGCCGACGGGTCCGGCCGGATCGGCTCATCGGGGCTCGCCGACATTTCCGGGTTGTGCTGGCGCGACACCGACGGCGTCGCCCGGGCCAACCCGATGTCGTCACGGCCGCTGCCGCCCGCCGACATCGTCGCCCCCGACTACACCGGCTACCTGGACCGGCTGGACGCATCGACGGCAGCCGACTGGGTGGCGCCCAGGCTGGTCGTCGAAGGCTCCCGCGGCTGCTGGTGGGGCGAGAAGCACCACTGCACGTTCTGCGGACTCAACGGATCGTTCATGCAGTTCCGCAGCAAGAGCCCGGCCCGCTTCCTCGACGAGGTCCTCGACCTCGCCCGACGCCATCAGCTGCTCGACTTCATCGTGGTCGACAACATCCTCGACATGGCCTACTTCGACTCGGTGCTGCAGCGCCTGGCCGAATCGGAGTACGACGTCCGCCTGCACTTCGAGGTCAAGGCCAACCTGCGCCGCCGACACTTCCAGCAGCTCAACGACTCCGGCGCGGTGCAGGTCCAGCCGGGCGTGGAGAACCTCAGCAGCCACGTGCTGCGGCTGATGGACAAAGGGGTGACCGGCTGCCAGAACGTGCGGGCGCTGCGCGACGCGCAGAGCGCCGGGGTGACAGCCAGCTGGAACTACCTGTACGGGTTCCCCGGCGAGACGGCGCAGGACTACACCGGCATCATCGACCAGTTGCCGGCGCTGCATCACCTCGAGCCGCCGATGGGGGCCGCCCGGATCGCCATCGAACGGTTCAGCCCCTACTTCGACCGCCCGGAGCTGGGATTCGCCGACCTTCGGCCGGCACCGCAGTACGCCGAGATCTACCGGCTGCCCGAGGCGGAGCTCGCCGACCTGGCGTACATCTTCACGTCGGTGCCGCAGGGCATCGACCGGACCGGGGCCGCCGACCTCGACGCGGCCCTCGCCACCTGGCAGGCGCGGTACCCGGTCAGCCGACTCACCTGTCAGGAACTGCCGGACCGCATCGTGCTGGTCAGCCAACGCGAGGCCTACGACTGGACAGTGCTGCAGCTGACCACGGAACCGGAGATCGCCCTGTTCCGGCTGCTCGATCAGCCGCGTACCGCCGCCACCCTCGCCGCGAAGGTGCCCGGCGGGGCGGCGGTCGTCGGACCGCTGCTGGACCGCTGGTCGAAGCTGGGCATCCTGTTCCACGACGACGGCTACCAGGTGCATCTCGCGGTCGAGTCCGACAACCAGGTGCTGGCCCGGACGGACCACCGCCGGACCACCGCCGCTCGGCACAGCGAGGAGGAACCGCATGCCGTCGTCGTCGGCTGA
- a CDS encoding Gfo/Idh/MocA family oxidoreductase has protein sequence MEDSMLKVGIIGAGGIAGTHIAGYQEFGEDCRITAVCDVTLAKAQERRTTFDLTDARVYDDAGALLTAEELDLVSIATPPSTHADITIAALRAGVNVLVEKPMAPSLQECDAMISAATESGKLLSVVAQNRFRDDMATLKAVLDSGFIGPVSHVQVNSSWWRGRPYYDLWWRGTWASEGGGCTLNHAIHHIDLTMWMLGRPSAVTAMLVNSQHDNAEVEDLSVAILQYDRALAQLTSSVVHHGEEQEIVIQGAYARVSQPWRAAAETSAPNGFPTPGGNPDLLADLNALAQARRPLAHVGHTGQIGDVLRAVRDGVAPAVSGTDGRNAVELVTAIYESGIERRPVALPLSPDDPYYQRGTLVRRAPRFFEKTAAVRNLPGAITVGGTADHDN, from the coding sequence ATGGAGGACAGCATGCTCAAGGTGGGAATTATCGGTGCGGGCGGCATAGCCGGTACGCACATCGCCGGTTACCAGGAGTTCGGGGAGGACTGCCGGATCACCGCCGTCTGCGACGTGACCCTGGCGAAGGCGCAGGAGCGCAGAACGACCTTCGATCTCACCGACGCCCGCGTCTACGACGATGCCGGGGCCCTGCTCACCGCCGAAGAGTTGGACCTGGTCAGCATCGCGACACCGCCGTCGACGCACGCCGACATCACCATCGCGGCCCTGCGCGCGGGTGTCAACGTCCTGGTGGAGAAGCCGATGGCTCCGTCGTTGCAGGAGTGCGACGCGATGATCTCCGCCGCCACGGAGTCGGGCAAGCTTCTGTCGGTCGTCGCGCAAAATCGGTTCCGCGACGACATGGCCACCTTGAAGGCGGTGCTGGACTCTGGTTTCATCGGGCCTGTGTCACACGTGCAGGTCAACTCGTCGTGGTGGCGGGGGCGGCCGTACTACGACCTGTGGTGGCGGGGGACCTGGGCGTCCGAGGGCGGCGGCTGCACCCTCAACCACGCCATCCACCACATCGACCTGACCATGTGGATGCTCGGTCGGCCCTCGGCGGTCACCGCGATGCTGGTCAACTCGCAGCACGACAACGCCGAGGTCGAGGACCTGTCCGTCGCGATCCTGCAGTACGACCGGGCGCTGGCCCAGCTCACCAGCTCGGTGGTGCACCACGGCGAAGAACAGGAGATCGTCATTCAGGGCGCGTACGCTCGGGTTTCCCAGCCATGGCGGGCAGCGGCCGAGACCAGTGCACCGAACGGGTTCCCCACCCCGGGTGGCAACCCGGACCTGCTCGCCGACCTCAATGCTCTTGCGCAGGCGCGCCGCCCGTTGGCACATGTCGGGCACACCGGCCAGATCGGCGACGTCCTGCGTGCGGTCCGCGACGGGGTGGCACCTGCGGTGAGCGGCACCGACGGACGCAACGCGGTCGAGCTGGTCACCGCGATCTACGAATCGGGGATCGAACGCCGGCCGGTGGCCCTCCCGCTGTCCCCGGACGATCCCTACTATCAGCGCGGCACCCTGGTACGGCGCGCGCCGCGGTTCTTCGAGAAGACCGCTGCGGTGCGGAACCTGCCCGGTGCCATCACCGTCGGCGGCACGGCCGACCACGACAACTGA
- a CDS encoding prolyl oligopeptidase family serine peptidase, with product MVVNTPHVPAFAAHQPTRAVELHDDGDLTQVLTWNVETDRRRIRTAAPNGVSACDIEPDGRHFWWFDADRTDVGVWRRQPVDPGQTETGRLAAGRDTAGPPPLALTGLPPGRQHGIAFDATGRRAAVCVGTGRQTRCYVGEPGGPGHLVAVSASYTALVDLAGDGNTIALAARADATTAVSVVRLTDGRTDTVAGSDQQRIWALEFRPGDRPDPELLIVVETPNRYQVGTWRRDRGIELSSGLSYESEITAHWYGDDGRILVQHDRAGRSRLLLADPETGEQITVATPSGTILDLAVAPDGAIHYIGTSDSVPPRRLVANPGTATAQPARRPRPTNHPATPAGRTELWTDQPYGRIHSFLATPTGTGPWPTLFLVHGGPYLHDRDAYDPRVELLVRAGYAVARTNYRGSTGYGPRWQRNFNHRVGLAQLEDLAAVRRKLLDLGVAEPGRTGLCGYSWGGYLVLLAMGVAPADWAIGLAVCPIADYPAAHRGATAALRDVDDELFGGGPDDVPQRYHAADPTTYLDRVRGPLFIAAATDDERCPPDQIRRYVAALRHRRVPHRLHWMPGGHHGDAAGQTRTFDELLRYADTVFTPTRCRDRAEAGRPKWTVVRS from the coding sequence GTGGTTGTGAACACACCACACGTACCTGCCTTCGCTGCGCACCAGCCGACCAGGGCCGTCGAGTTGCACGACGACGGTGACCTTACCCAGGTCCTGACCTGGAACGTCGAGACAGACCGACGTCGAATTCGCACCGCCGCACCGAACGGGGTGTCCGCCTGTGACATCGAGCCCGACGGCCGGCACTTCTGGTGGTTCGACGCGGACCGGACCGACGTCGGTGTCTGGCGCCGCCAGCCGGTCGACCCCGGTCAGACGGAGACTGGTCGACTCGCAGCCGGTCGGGACACGGCCGGCCCGCCGCCGCTGGCATTGACCGGGTTACCGCCCGGCCGGCAGCACGGCATCGCCTTCGACGCCACCGGCCGCCGCGCTGCGGTCTGCGTCGGCACCGGCCGGCAGACCCGCTGCTATGTGGGAGAACCGGGCGGACCGGGTCACCTGGTGGCGGTCAGCGCCAGCTACACCGCCCTGGTCGACCTGGCCGGCGACGGAAACACCATCGCGCTCGCCGCCCGGGCCGACGCCACGACGGCGGTCAGCGTCGTGCGGCTCACCGACGGACGGACCGACACCGTCGCCGGCAGCGACCAGCAGCGGATCTGGGCCCTGGAGTTCCGCCCCGGCGACCGACCCGATCCGGAACTGCTGATCGTCGTCGAGACGCCGAACCGATACCAGGTCGGCACCTGGCGGCGCGACCGCGGCATCGAACTGTCCAGCGGCCTGTCATACGAGTCGGAGATCACCGCCCACTGGTACGGCGACGACGGACGGATCCTCGTCCAGCACGACCGGGCCGGGCGCAGCCGGCTGCTACTGGCCGACCCCGAAACCGGCGAGCAGATCACCGTCGCCACCCCATCCGGCACCATCCTCGACCTGGCCGTCGCCCCCGACGGCGCGATCCACTACATCGGGACCAGCGACTCGGTGCCACCCCGCCGGTTGGTCGCCAACCCCGGTACGGCCACCGCGCAGCCGGCCCGCCGGCCCCGACCCACCAACCACCCCGCCACCCCCGCCGGACGCACCGAACTGTGGACCGACCAGCCGTACGGGCGGATCCACAGTTTCCTGGCCACCCCAACCGGCACCGGACCATGGCCGACCCTGTTCCTGGTGCACGGCGGGCCGTACCTGCACGACCGGGACGCCTACGACCCGAGGGTGGAGCTGCTAGTACGCGCCGGCTACGCGGTGGCGCGTACCAACTACCGGGGATCAACCGGATACGGGCCACGGTGGCAGCGAAACTTCAACCACCGGGTCGGTCTGGCGCAGTTGGAGGACCTGGCCGCCGTACGCCGCAAGCTGCTCGACCTCGGCGTGGCCGAGCCGGGCCGGACCGGGCTGTGCGGCTACTCGTGGGGCGGCTACCTGGTGCTGCTCGCGATGGGCGTCGCGCCGGCCGACTGGGCGATCGGACTCGCTGTCTGCCCGATCGCCGACTACCCAGCGGCGCACCGGGGCGCCACCGCGGCGCTGCGCGACGTCGACGACGAACTGTTCGGCGGCGGGCCCGACGACGTACCGCAGCGATACCACGCCGCAGACCCGACGACCTACCTGGACCGGGTCCGCGGACCGCTGTTCATCGCCGCCGCCACCGACGACGAACGCTGCCCGCCGGACCAGATCCGCCGCTACGTCGCCGCGCTGCGGCACCGGCGGGTGCCGCACCGGCTGCATTGGATGCCCGGCGGCCACCACGGCGACGCCGCCGGGCAGACCCGGACCTTCGACGAACTGCTCCGGTACGCCGACACGGTGTTCACGCCGACACGGTGCCGCGACCGGGCCGAAGCCGGACGACCGAAGTGGACGGTTGTCCGTTCCTGA
- a CDS encoding LacI family DNA-binding transcriptional regulator: MSRAIPQIKRKVGESVVDHAPTHPDHPPATGRPPEGQRRGRRRGDLSVATIAELAGVSKPTVSKVLNGRSGVALETRRRIEALVREHGYQRPGSASPTAGIEVVFYQLESHLAIEILRGVELVARTAELAVGFTEVQGRTEPGRSWAEQLLARRPVGVIAVYSAFTPEQHAQLAASAIPLVALDPVGEPAHPTPSVGATNWNGGITATRHLLDLGHRRIAVISGPLDMLGSRARLEGCRAAMDSVGVQLKDDLVRSGRFFFEDGETHGRDLLDRPNRPTAVLCGNDLQALGVYSAAWRLGLRIPDDLSVVGFDDIDNARWCCPPLTTVRQPLTEMASTAAGMVLALANGGVLPQHRVEIGTTLVVRGSTAPTPATR; the protein is encoded by the coding sequence ATGAGCCGGGCGATACCCCAGATCAAGCGGAAGGTTGGCGAATCGGTCGTGGACCACGCCCCCACCCACCCGGACCACCCACCGGCGACCGGCAGGCCGCCGGAAGGTCAGCGACGCGGACGCCGCCGTGGCGACCTTTCCGTCGCGACGATCGCCGAGCTCGCCGGCGTCTCGAAACCCACCGTCTCGAAGGTGCTCAACGGACGGTCCGGAGTGGCGCTGGAGACCCGCCGTCGAATCGAGGCACTGGTTCGCGAGCACGGCTACCAGCGGCCCGGCTCGGCCTCCCCGACCGCCGGCATCGAGGTCGTCTTCTATCAACTCGAGAGCCACCTGGCGATCGAGATCCTGCGTGGGGTGGAGCTGGTCGCCCGGACCGCCGAGCTCGCCGTCGGATTCACCGAGGTGCAGGGCCGCACCGAACCGGGCCGGTCCTGGGCCGAGCAGTTGCTGGCCCGCCGACCGGTCGGGGTGATCGCCGTATACTCCGCGTTCACGCCGGAGCAGCACGCCCAACTGGCCGCCAGCGCCATCCCCCTGGTCGCCCTGGACCCGGTCGGCGAACCGGCCCACCCGACCCCGTCGGTCGGCGCCACCAACTGGAACGGCGGCATCACCGCGACCCGCCATCTGCTCGACCTCGGGCACCGCCGGATCGCCGTGATCAGCGGCCCGCTGGACATGCTCGGTTCCCGCGCCCGCCTGGAGGGCTGCCGGGCGGCGATGGACTCCGTCGGCGTACAGCTGAAAGACGACCTGGTCCGCAGTGGCCGGTTCTTCTTCGAGGACGGTGAGACACACGGGCGTGACCTGCTCGACCGACCCAACCGACCGACGGCGGTGCTCTGCGGCAACGACCTACAGGCCCTCGGCGTCTACAGCGCAGCTTGGCGGCTCGGCCTGCGCATCCCGGACGACCTGAGTGTGGTCGGCTTCGACGACATCGACAACGCCCGCTGGTGCTGCCCGCCGCTGACCACCGTGCGCCAGCCGCTGACCGAGATGGCGTCGACCGCCGCCGGGATGGTACTCGCGCTGGCCAACGGTGGCGTGTTGCCGCAACACCGGGTGGAGATCGGCACCACTCTCGTCGTCCGGGGCAGCACCGCACCCACGCCGGCGACCAGGTGA